From a single Bacillus pumilus genomic region:
- a CDS encoding spore germination protein: MRTNHIYIHDISGQAIVNFGNVGRICPMCAVKDTEGAGSDNETNQLTNQSLLDAAFTNNVQITRGNV, from the coding sequence GAACAAATCATATTTACATTCACGACATTTCTGGTCAGGCAATTGTCAATTTTGGCAATGTCGGACGTATTTGTCCTATGTGTGCTGTGAAGGATACAGAAGGTGCTGGCAGTGATAACGAGACGAATCAATTAACCAATCAAAGCTTATTGGATGCCGCTTTTACAAACAATGTACAAATCACGAGAGGTAATGTATGA
- a CDS encoding YugN-like family protein, translated as MIHVPSRLPGESFSLYHLEETMKPLGYVINGNWDYDHGYFDYKIDNRDGYTFLRVPFTAEKGQLDQPGVVVKLGDPFLLKHVYQDKLDDHAMVGNVGASFNQFQEPKEKDGEVSKAYTEIGFSLVKELEDALL; from the coding sequence ATGATTCATGTACCATCCAGACTGCCTGGTGAAAGCTTTTCACTTTACCATTTAGAAGAGACCATGAAGCCGCTCGGTTATGTCATTAATGGCAACTGGGATTATGATCACGGGTATTTTGATTATAAAATTGATAACCGTGATGGCTATACCTTTCTCAGAGTTCCTTTTACAGCAGAAAAAGGCCAGCTGGATCAGCCAGGCGTTGTGGTGAAACTGGGAGATCCCTTTCTCTTAAAGCATGTTTATCAAGATAAATTAGATGATCATGCGATGGTGGGAAATGTGGGAGCATCCTTTAACCAATTCCAAGAACCAAAAGAGAAAGATGGAGAAGTATCAAAAGCATATACTGAGATTGGCTTTTCGCTCGTCAAAGAATTAGAAGACGCACTGCTTTAA